The Chitinimonas arctica region TTCCTGGTCGGCGCCGAAGCCATGCGGGGCGAAGGTGCGGTCCGCTATATGAACAATCCGCCGCAGGACGGCCAATCCATCGACCATATCTCGCGCTATACCGAGAATATGGACGTTCATTACAGCAGCGGCATCTTCAACAAAGCGTTCTACCTGCTGGCGACCAAGCCCGGCTGGAATACCCGCAAAGCGTTCGAAGTGATGGCCGACGCCAATCGGCTGTATTGGAGTCAAAACACCAACTTCGCCGAGGGGTCCTGCCACGTCCTGAGGGCGGCACAAGCACGGGGTTACAATCAACAGGATGTCTATACCGCTTTCCATGCGGTGGGCCTGACGCCCTGCGTCGTCGTGGACGACTTCCTGATCAAGGGCGTGCCCAGACGCAATCTGCAGGGCGCGGCCAATTCCGAGTGGCACAACTTCCTGACAGTGCCGGCCGGTGCGCGCAACCTCACTTTCAAACTATCCGGAGGCACCGGCGATGCCGATCTGTATATCAAGTTTGGTAGCCGTCCCACCACCTCCAGCTGGGATTTCCGCCCGTATCGCAGCGGCAACAACGAGACCGTCACCATACCCGTCGCCAAGACAGGCACTTACTTTGTCATGTTGCGTGGCTATTCGGCCTACAGCGGCGTAACCCTGCTGCCTGACTACAACAATTAGCACAACGGGGCCGACTTTATGCCGGCCCCGCTTACCACGAGCCCTGGCGAAGGTCTGAACGTTCGAATCAGCAGATTTTTATAGTGAATTGCTTTCTTCGAAAGCATCCGTATTTCTTTGCAGTAAATTGACAATCCCAGTTGATGAATTTACTCGAAATTTTCAAGAAGCAGTGAAATGCATTCAATCACAGGAATTATGTATGGATAACATACCGACAAAGCAAGCCCTTAGCGCAGAACCCTATCCAATCATACCAGCAAACAGAAAACCAGTGCGGCAATCGCATTCAACAACACCAGCCTCCGTCGCACCGCTTGATCGAAAGGATTTACCGCCTCCACTTCTAAAAGCTTTCGACGCGCTACCCTCGCAGCATTCGCGAGATAATCCAGTATTAGTTGCGCGCGATCTCCATATTTACAACGCCCTTACACACGAAAGCAATATAGTAAGCATCCTGACACAAGGCCAAGCATCGACATACTCAGGGAGGCACTTCTCTCCCAAAGGCATCGCCCTCAACGCGCCTTTTTATAATTACCCTGCTTTTGTCTACATCAAGCTGAGCAAATTCATTGACGAATATCAAAAGCATATGAGTGCGTTAAGTACGAGCGGAAAAGAAGCTCTAGCGGACCTATGCTGCGACATGATAACCGGGGAGATGATGCAGAATCCCAGGCTGGTATTATTAAGGAAAGCTGGACGGCACCAACAGCCCTATATTGCAACGGTTTGCGACGAAAAAACACTTAGCGATCCATCCTTGATAAAATCATGGGTAAGCAATAATTTAGCCACGATAGAAAGCCGGGAATTCGTGGAACTAAAAACCATCATCGTCGCACTGGATGAAGATCTAAAGAACGACATCGCCGACAATCTAAGGGTAAAAAATATCGAATCGGAAAGGCCCAGTCCTCAAGAGTGGGCTGCAATCAGGCCCGAGTCTTTAGATTCATTCCAACAGCAACATCCCACAAGCTTTCTCAACCGAGTATGGGAAAAACGGGAAGAGGTCATTGAGGGTCATTTCACAAGGCAACAATATTTAATGGAGTCTCAATACCAAAAAACACGCAGGAGCGAGTCGGCTCAACCACCATTCGACCACCGCTCCTGAGATTTGCCTACGTCGACCAAGGCACCTAAGCAATTGATTCAGTTGAAAAACAAGCATGGGCGTTGCAATTTGGCGGCGAGTTTTTCATTACCCAATCAAAGGCTTAGGTGCAACTACCGAACCGGCTCCCAGGCTGCACCGGTTTCGCGCTTCACCCTATTGCTTGAGCGGGGTCTTGGCCGCCACCAGCGTGAGCTCATCCCCCATTACCAAGAGCACGCCAGCATCGTCGAGACGCACGATACTGGCCTTGCCCAGTGCATTGCTGCGGACAATCAGCGAATACACCGCCCGTGCTTCGAAAGCGCCATGGTGCCCAGCCCCCGTATGGACAATCTTCACTTCACCCGCCTCGCCGCGCGCCACATCCGGCTTGAGCGACTTGGCCTGGCCGAGAAACCGGCGCAAACCGTCTTCGGTCGCCAGTTTATGCTTCAGTGCCACGGCTTGGCGAACCACTTGGGCGGGGATTGCCGGCCAATAGACTCCTTCGCTGATGGACTGCCCTCGGTTATCGAGCGCGGCAAAGGCAAACGACCCTTCCACCGGGATACCGCTCAATGAGCGTTCCAGATGGGTCGTGTACCACAACAGCTTCGATTCAAGCGGCTGGATACCCGCTTTCACCGACCCGCCGCCCGCCATGGTGGTGGTCACGTGGGTCGCGCTCACCTCCTTGGCCGGAATCCCGGCTGCCAGCAAGTAGGCTTTGACTTCCATGCTGTGCTTTTCCGGGTTGTCGGTCAGATATTGCGGCAGTGCTGCGCTCAAGGCGGCCGACTTGGGTCCGGCGGAATAGGCGTTCGGCACCAGCAGCGTTGCGCCGGTCACGGTGTCCCGCATAAATACCGCCTTGTCGCCAACGGTACGTAGATAAGGGCCTTGTACGTCCTGCCGGAGCGCGCCGTTCGCGCCGAAGCGGGATTTTTCCACGCTATGTACGTAGGCAATGCCCTCGCCGGCCGCCAGGGCTGATTCGCTTGCCGCTGCGTCAGGCTCGGCGGCCGCCAGGGCGCCGACCTGCAGCAAGCCGAATGCGATCAACACGCCAGTATGCAATCTATTTAATTTCATGATGCTTCCTCCAGATGAATGGGCCAATTCAATCCTGATGGTTCAAGGCAGAATAAAGGGATGATTATTGCAATCGTAATTGCAGGTATATAGCCAGGACATCCAGCCCCAGCCTATCCCGTCATTCGCCTCGTTTCGTAATTGCACCCACGATTCGGTTCGATTGGCCCATTCCGCCCGCGCCTGGTTGATTTCCACCGAAACGATAATATGCGCGCCACAACCGACCACGCCGTGATTGCCGCCACCAAAGGCGCAGCCGCTGCCGCCGGTAACCGAGTTGATGGCATCGGTCCAGGATGGGCCTACCGCCGAATTGACATTTGCAACGTAGCGATCGGCGAATGCGCGGCCGCGATTGGCCACGTCGGCGGTATCGGAGCCGACCCGGGTGGGCATGATCAACGCGATGCTGGATACCCCGGCAAAGGCATTCAGCATCTCCGGCACATATAGGTCAGGGGTAATGCCGCAACTATTGTCGATGACGGCAAGGTTGATCCCGCCATTGGTGCCTGCACCTGCCCAGGCGCCCGAGCTGGCATCTTCACCCCAGCGCACGGCGCCGGTGGAGTAATTGACCAACTGGCAGGAGGTTCCGGTCCTGTCCACCACGATATTCCGTGGCCGGGAGTAAACGCAGCGGCCGGCCAGCGGGCTATCGGTAAAACGCAGGCATTTTTTCTGGGTACCGGCGATATCCGGGCAGCCGGCGGTGGTGGTACACGCAGTGTTGGTCTGGTCGTCACAGGTGCCGTGGCCACTGAAATAGGCGATGGCGTCGCCCGGCCGGTCGAAATTCGAGGTGTCGGCATTGCCGGCGACAATTTGCGGATCGGGAAAATCGGTGGGATAAACCAGCCCATTTACATAGCGAATACTGGCGGTATATCCGGCAATCGATAACATGCGATTTCGAAAATTATCGACGTTGGGAATATCGTTCGATAAGGCGCCGCAGGAATAGATATCAACCGCTTCAATAGCAATGCCCGTTTCGGCCGCGGCAACCGATATGGCGGGTAGAACAAGCAGTACGGATGCAATGGCACGTGGCGCGTGCTTTTTTATCAAATGCATGATGCTCCTCCTTGCGATCACATGCCGGCCAATTCCGGCAATGTGGAATCCGCCGCTTTGTCCCCCGCTATTGATAAAGGCGAGCAGACGCGACGACGAAGCGGTGCACCGCGCGCAAGCGAGCGCGGCCATGTATTCAACGTATAGCGACGGAATGGGTACGCTGTTCAGCTACCCGTGCGTCGGCGACGCAGGGAGAGGCGGAGCAGCTTTCGTCGAAAAGGCATAGGGATGGGGCATGGCTTGGCCATGATTTCCTCCTGCGCGCCGGGTGGATATTATATTTTCCTGAGGGTCGGCCGGCTAAATTGGGTTATAGGCGCGAGTTCCCGCGCCGCCGAGAATGCCGATGGACGGTTCGCCCCTGGTTTGGCGAATACGCGAGGCTTGCCTAAGCTCTAGCTAGCCCCCTAAACGGGACAAGACCGATAAAACGATTGGAGGAAACCCATGGCTTATTTCGCCGGCTTCGACACATCAACTTTCCCGGGCGTGCAAAAAATGGCCTGGCTGAAGGCCAACACCAACCTGGTCTGGTGCGGCTACTATCTGGCGCCCGCACCTAGCCATCCCGGTACCAGCTGGATGGGACAAAGGGCAGCGCTACAAGCTGCCGGCTGGGGCATTGCACCCGTTTATGTAGGCCAGCAGCTGAGTAGCCAGC contains the following coding sequences:
- a CDS encoding glycoside hydrolase domain-containing protein, which gives rise to MAYFAGFDTSTFPGVQKMAWLKANTNLVWCGYYLAPAPSHPGTSWMGQRAALQAAGWGIAPVYVGQQLSSQPGSHTVTAAQGTIDGNQAAALLQTDGFGPGRWVYLDLENGAPYQAPRRTT